CGTCGATCGGGTCGATCACCCACACCAGCGGCGAATCGATCGGAGGGCCGCCGAATTCCTCGCCGTGCACCCCGATTCCGGTCTCGGCCACCAGCGCCGCGGAGACCTCACGTTCGATGGCCAGGTCCACTTCGGTGGCGAAGTCGTTGCCGGACTTGTGCACGGCGGCCGCGGAGCGGTACCCGGACAGGAAAGGCTCACACACGCCGTCGAGAATCCGCGACGCCGTGCTCACCAGCGCAGTCAGGTCATTCGTGTCCGCCGCCACGCCACCTACTCCCGCACCGCGGTCAGGGCCTGCGGCAGCGTGAACCGACCGGCGTAGAGCGCCTTGCCGACGATGGCGCCTTCCACGCCGGACTCGGTGAGGGTGGCGATCGCGCGCAGGTCGTCGAGGCTCGACACCCCGCCGGAGGCGATCACCGGGGCGTCGGTGCACTCGGCGACGTTGCGCAGCAACTCCAGGTTCGGTCCGCCCAGCGTGCCGTCCTTGGTGACATCGGTGACCACGAACCGGGAGCAGCCCTCGGCATCGAGACGTTCGAGCACCGGCCACAGGTCACCGCCGTCGCTCTCCCAGCCCCGCCCGCGCAGCCGGTGCTCGTCACCGATGATCTGCACGTCCAGGCCGACCGCGACCCTCTCGCCGTGCTCGGCGATCACCCGCGCACACCACTGCGGGTTCTCCAGCGCCGCGGTACCCAGGTTGACCCGCGCGCAGCCGGTGGCCAGCGCCGCCGCCAACGAGTCGTCGTCGCGGATGCCGCCGGAGAGCTCGACGTTGACGTCGAGGCGCCCGACCACGTCGGCGAGCAGTTCCCGGTTGCTGCCGCGCCCGAACGCCGCATCCAGGTCGACCAGGTGGATCCACTCGGCGCCGTCGCGTTGCCAGCCCCGGGCGGCGTCGAGCGCCGAGCCGTACTCGGTCTCGCTGCCGGCCTTGCCCTGCACCAGTCGCACGGCGCGACCCTCGACGACATCGACTGCGGGAAGAAGTATGAGCGCCACGGCAAACGACCCTAACTCACAGTGCGGCGACCCAGTTGCGCAGCAGCTGCGCACCGGCATCGCCGCTTTTCTCCGGATGGAACTGGGTGGCCGCCAGCGGACCGTCCTCGACCGCGGCGAGAAACCGGCTGTGATGGGTCGACCAGCCCAGCCGGGCCTGCGCCGACCCGTCCCAGCGCTGGGCGGCGTAGGAGTGCACGAAGTAGAACCGGGTCGCCGCGTCGAGGCCGCGGAACAGCAGACTGTCGGCGGCCGCGGCCACGGTGTTCCAGCCCATGTGCGGGATCACCGGGGCGTCGAGGCGGCTGACCTCCCCGGCCCACTGCCCGCAGCCGGTGGTCTGCACGCCGAACTCCACTCCCCGGGCGAACAGGATCTGCATGCCCACACAGACCCCGAGCACCGGGTGTCCGGCGCGGACCCGCTCGGCGATCAGCGTGTGGCCGCCGATGCCGCGCAGCCCGGCCATGCAGGAAGCGAACGCCCCCACCCCGGGCACCACCAGCCCGTCGGCGGCTCGGGCGGCGTCGGCGTCGGCGGTGACCTCCACGGTCGCACCGACGCGTTGCAGGGCGCGCTGCGCCGAGCGCAAGTTGCCCGATCCGTAGTCGAGCACCACCACACGCGGGCTCATCCGGGCTACAGCGCCCCTTTGGTCGACGGCACGCCGACGACACGCGGATCGGGTTCGACGGCCTGGCGCAACGCACGGGCCACCGCCTTGTACTGCGCCTCGGTGATGTGGTGCGGGTCGCGCCCGTAGAGCACCCGCACATGCAGCGCGATGCGGGCGTTGGACGCCAAGGTTTCGAACACGTGTCGGTTGATCACGGTGTGATAGGGCACCGCGCTGCCGGCGATCGTGGTGTGCAGCAGGTGTTCGGGCTCGCCGCTGTGCACACAGTAGGCCCGCCCGGAGACGTCGACGGCGGCGTGGGCCAATGTCTCATCCATCGGGATGAACGCGTCCCCGAAGCGCCGGATGCCGGCCTTGTCGCCCAGGGCCTGTCCGAGCGCCTGGCCGAGCACGATCGCGGTGTCCTCGACGGTGTGGTGGGCCTCGATGTCGACGTCGCCGGCGGCGCGCACGGTCAGATCGAAGCTGGCGTGGCTGCCCAGCGCGGTCAACATGTGATCGAAGAACGGGATGCCGGTGTCGATCTGCACCGTCCCGCTGCCGTCGAGGTCGAGGTCGACGACGATGTCGGACTCCTTGGTGGTGCGCTGCACGTGGGCGCGACGGTGCTCGGTCACTGGACTCCTTGCGGTTGGGTGAGCTCGGTCCCGGCCAAGGCGGCACTGGCCGCCAGCAGGGCGTCGTTCTCGGCGGCCAACCCGATGGTGGCCCGCAGATAGCCGTCGATGCCGACGTCACGGATGAGGATCCCGGTGTCGAGGTAGAGCTGCCAGGCCCTCGGTGCGTCGGCGAACGCGCCGAACAGCACGAAGTTGGCATCGCTGGGGATCACCCGGAACCCGGCGGCGCGCAGCGCCGCGCCGACGCGGTCGCGTTCGGCGATCAGGGTGGCCACGCTGGCCAGGGTGTCGTCGGCGTGGCGCAGCGCCGCGCGGGCGGCGGCCTGGGTGAGCGCCGACAGGTGGTAGGGCAACCGCACCAGCAGCATCGCCTCGATCACCGCCGGGTCGGCGATCAGATACCCCAACCGACCGCCGGCGAACGCGAACGCCTTGCTCATGGTGCGGGTGACGATGAGTTTGGCCGGGTACTCCCCCAGCAGCGCCGCCGCGCTGGGCCGGGTGGAGAACTCGCCGTAGGCCTCGTCGACGATCACCACTCCCGGTGCCGCCTCGAGCAGCCGACGCAACTGCGCGGGCGCGATGCTCTGCCCCGACGGGTTGTTGGGGCTGGCGACGAACACCACGTCGGGGTGTCGGTCGGCGATCGCGGCGACGGCGACGTCGATGTCGATTCCGAAGTCGGTGTCGCGCCGGGCCTCTCGCCACTCGGTCTGGGTTGCGTCGGAGATGATCGGGTGCATCGAGTACGACGGCACGAACCCGAGTGCGCTGCGTCCCGGACCGCCGAACGCCTGCAACAGCTGTTGCAGGATCTCGTTGGAGCCGTTGGCTGCCCACACGTTGTCGACGGTGAGCGCCACACCGGTCTGGGCGACGAGGTAGGCGGCCAGGTCGGTGCGCAACGCCACCGCGTCCCGGTCGGGGTAGCGGTGCAGGTCGGCGGCGGCCTCGCGGACCGAGACCGCCACGTCCTCGACGAGCGCGTGGCTCGGCGGGTGCGGATTCTCGTTGGTGTTCAACCGGACCGGCACCGCCAGCTGCGGGGCGCCGTAGGGCGATTTGCCCCGTAGGTCCTCGCGCAGCGGCAGATCGGCGAGCGTGATCGGCGCCCTCATCGCGGGCCGTCCTGGAACCGACGTCGGACGGCCTCGCCGTGGGCGGGCAGATCCTCGGAGTTGGCC
This sequence is a window from Mycolicibacillus parakoreensis. Protein-coding genes within it:
- the priA gene encoding bifunctional 1-(5-phosphoribosyl)-5-((5-phosphoribosylamino)methylideneamino)imidazole-4-carboxamide isomerase/phosphoribosylanthranilate isomerase PriA gives rise to the protein MALILLPAVDVVEGRAVRLVQGKAGSETEYGSALDAARGWQRDGAEWIHLVDLDAAFGRGSNRELLADVVGRLDVNVELSGGIRDDDSLAAALATGCARVNLGTAALENPQWCARVIAEHGERVAVGLDVQIIGDEHRLRGRGWESDGGDLWPVLERLDAEGCSRFVVTDVTKDGTLGGPNLELLRNVAECTDAPVIASGGVSSLDDLRAIATLTESGVEGAIVGKALYAGRFTLPQALTAVRE
- the hisH gene encoding imidazole glycerol phosphate synthase subunit HisH, with the translated sequence MSPRVVVLDYGSGNLRSAQRALQRVGATVEVTADADAARAADGLVVPGVGAFASCMAGLRGIGGHTLIAERVRAGHPVLGVCVGMQILFARGVEFGVQTTGCGQWAGEVSRLDAPVIPHMGWNTVAAAADSLLFRGLDAATRFYFVHSYAAQRWDGSAQARLGWSTHHSRFLAAVEDGPLAATQFHPEKSGDAGAQLLRNWVAAL
- the hisB gene encoding imidazoleglycerol-phosphate dehydratase HisB, producing MTEHRRAHVQRTTKESDIVVDLDLDGSGTVQIDTGIPFFDHMLTALGSHASFDLTVRAAGDVDIEAHHTVEDTAIVLGQALGQALGDKAGIRRFGDAFIPMDETLAHAAVDVSGRAYCVHSGEPEHLLHTTIAGSAVPYHTVINRHVFETLASNARIALHVRVLYGRDPHHITEAQYKAVARALRQAVEPDPRVVGVPSTKGAL
- a CDS encoding histidinol-phosphate transaminase, which codes for MRAPITLADLPLREDLRGKSPYGAPQLAVPVRLNTNENPHPPSHALVEDVAVSVREAAADLHRYPDRDAVALRTDLAAYLVAQTGVALTVDNVWAANGSNEILQQLLQAFGGPGRSALGFVPSYSMHPIISDATQTEWREARRDTDFGIDIDVAVAAIADRHPDVVFVASPNNPSGQSIAPAQLRRLLEAAPGVVIVDEAYGEFSTRPSAAALLGEYPAKLIVTRTMSKAFAFAGGRLGYLIADPAVIEAMLLVRLPYHLSALTQAAARAALRHADDTLASVATLIAERDRVGAALRAAGFRVIPSDANFVLFGAFADAPRAWQLYLDTGILIRDVGIDGYLRATIGLAAENDALLAASAALAGTELTQPQGVQ